The Chloroflexota bacterium DNA window GCCAGCACTGATAAATCGCTGCGCCACAAGGGCATTTCCGCCTTTATCTTGGAAAAGGATACACCTGGTTTTTCCGTGGGCAAGCACGAGAACAAGATGGGCATACGGGGGTCATCAACCGTGGAGTTGGCCTTCGAGGACTGTTTTGTGCCCGAGGAAAATCGACTCGGCAATGAGGGCGAAGGTTTCAGAATCGCCATCAACACCATAGACGCCAGCCGGGTGGCGGTCGCCGCTCAGGCGCTGGGCATCGCCCAGGGTGCCTTTGACCGGGCCCTGTCGTATGCCAAAGAGCGACAGCAGTTCGGCCAGCCGATTGTCAATTTCCAGGCCATTCAGTGGATGCTCGCCGATATGGCGACGCAGATTGACGCCGCGAGGCTGCTTATCTACCGTGCCGCTTACCTGCAGGACCAGGGACAGCCGTTCATCAAAGAGGCATCAATGGCCAAGGTCTATGCCGCGGAAACGTCCTCATTTGTGACCAATAAAGCCGTCCAGATATTCGGGGGCTACGGCTACATCAAGGAATATCCGGTGGAGCGTTATCTACGAGATGCCAAAATCACCGAAATCTACGAGGGCACATCGGAGATGCAGCGCATGACCATCGCCCGTCAGCTTATGAAGGAAGGATAAAAAGCCCAATCAGGGTTTCGGGCACGTCTAACTTTCCAGGACAAAAGTCGGGCTGGCGCCCTCGCCGGCGGAGTATTTATCGCCGTGGAAAATCCTGGTCTCGGTCATCCTGACCCCTTTGCCCATCACCGCTTCCATGGTTGCCTTCTCCGGGTCAACGCCGATTAGATTTCCCATAATCCAGGGGCCTTCGTCAAGCTCAACCAGCATAATGATATAGGGCACTTCGTCCTCACGCCCCTCGGGAGCAACGTTGCAGGTGGTGAAGGTCTGTATCCTGCCCGTGCCTTTCAGTTCCAGAACCTCCAGCTCCGGGCTGGCACAACTGCGGCACACCATCTTTGGGGGCACGGTCACAGTGCCGCAACTTTTACATTTCAATCCCAGCAATTTGTTCTGCTTCAGCGCTTCGCTGTATTCTTTATAGGTCAGCTTATATTCCATCTTGGCCTCCAAGAGCAAAATAACTGTTTCACCAGCCCCGCTGGAGAATCATATTGACCAGCGTGCAGCCATCCCCTCCCAGGGTATCGGTCATGCCAACTCTGGCTCCCTCCACCTGCCGTTCCGGCTCCACCTCCCCCCTCAACTGCCT harbors:
- a CDS encoding acyl-CoA dehydrogenase produces the protein MDFSLTEDQKMLKTMVADFATKELEPIAAQIDEESRFPAESIPKMAGLGLPGVGLPEEYGGSGGGATEFCLVIEEICRVCAATGTILLASSGLTGIPIFMHGDEGQKKRFLHPIASGQILGAFALTEAGAGSDPAAMETTATRKDNGYILNGTKIFITNGAEAGIILVFASTDKSLRHKGISAFILEKDTPGFSVGKHENKMGIRGSSTVELAFEDCFVPEENRLGNEGEGFRIAINTIDASRVAVAAQALGIAQGAFDRALSYAKERQQFGQPIVNFQAIQWMLADMATQIDAARLLIYRAAYLQDQGQPFIKEASMAKVYAAETSSFVTNKAVQIFGGYGYIKEYPVERYLRDAKITEIYEGTSEMQRMTIARQLMKEG
- a CDS encoding Zn-ribbon domain-containing OB-fold protein, producing the protein MEYKLTYKEYSEALKQNKLLGLKCKSCGTVTVPPKMVCRSCASPELEVLELKGTGRIQTFTTCNVAPEGREDEVPYIIMLVELDEGPWIMGNLIGVDPEKATMEAVMGKGVRMTETRIFHGDKYSAGEGASPTFVLES